The segment taataataatttatctaaCTAATTCTTAGGTCTAAGTGTgaataaacgaaaataaaaactctTCGTTTATTGAACCTTCAACGATTTTTCGGCACTTCCGTTCGCGTAAACGCCATTTGTGTGGCCATTCGTGTATCCGTTCGACGTGTGACCATTAGCATGTCCATTCAACGCTTGTTTATCGCCATTTGCCATGACTTTCGATTTTGGCTTTTTCACATACGCGTGATAATAGAACGAGGCGAACATGTAGAAGAACAACGCGGCATTGAGAGACAACAAGGCAGCGATTCCCTTGGGGTATTGGCAACTTGGGTAGAATTGTACTTGGATTGTGTGGATGAAGACGATGCCAAATTGGACCTAAAAAGgaagttttttgtaattttttcggaaaaaattagattttaggTGAGAATTTACCATTTGCATGACAGTCAAGTAACGTTTCCACCAAAGATATTTTTGCATGTGAGGACCCATTGCAGCGAGCATGTAATAGGCATACATGATGACGTGAATGAATGAGTTGATGAGACCCAAAAGTGTGGTTTGACctcctaaaaataatttttttgagtaaaatattttttttaaagtcaaaaaattaatgaaaaacgtACCTCCAACATATTTTGTGCCAATAAATCCAGCAAAAGGCATCATGGTGTGATGATAAACGTGCAAAAATGTCACTTGATTCTGCTTTTTTCGCATCACGAAGAAAACTGTGTCCAAAAGTTCGATCAATTTGCACATGTAGTAGAACCAAACAGCGCTCAACAtctaaaaattaccaaaaaatcactaaaaattcattaaaaagagCTAAAATTCAACTTACCCGCACTGCTCGTGGATTATCACTGTAATCAACAGGTTCACAAGTAAAGTTATAATGTTTTCTCCATCCGCCTTCTAAACCTTCATACACTAAAATCGCACTAAACACTACTTGGATCGCattataaacaattaaaacgtTCTTCAGTTCGAACGGCTTTCtgtttttcatccatttgggtCCGGCGTACAGGCAAAAGTACAAATAGCTCACGAGAATTGTCGCCAATGGCACAGGCGATCCACTGAGGAACCAATTTACTGAACGAGgatctgaagaaaaaaattaaattttagtcaaaaagagatttttataaaaaaaaaaataaaatttaccttgattttttatccaaaagttGACAAAACGATCAAACATGGTCGATGGTTCTTCCATTAAAGGCTCCATTTTataggtttattttttttgtgaaatactttgagtaaattttaaacggtctgtaatgaaaaaattgagaaaaaaatgatgaatagaGTTAAAGTAATAAATCTAACGAGGgtaataaagtaattaaaaggAGTCAAGTGCATtcgattgaataaaatttaatcaaaaaagtgcaggagtcgtaaaatttttgatttattgacgtgcaataaatttttaatttgaataacttTATGTTTAATAGACAAaattaataacgaaaaatattttcgattacatttaagattttttctaaaaatttcttaaacaagacacaacattttttggaaaattattaaaatttttgatttttcacacattttcgataaaaaaaattttgaaaatgatcaaagtatttgttaagtttatttttttgtagattttacaaaaaatttaaaaagttttgaaggactttgtagaaaattttcaatttgaatattttttcaaaaatattttatagtaagtaaaaattttatttattttttaaaaaattttcaaattctgagaaagtaaagtttttcaatttactatgaaattttaataaaaatcctttcaatttttcacggaCAACTAAAATCGTCAAGTTAAAGCCCAAAAAcctataattcaaaattaatttgtacatGAAAATCGAAGGCTCGTCTtccatgaattaaatttacaacatCAGGTTCCGCGAAAAAGTAAAAGTGTTCGTACTCTAATaaactaaaagtttttttttgcgttgaaaAGTGTTATGTAACTGAAAGTTCTCGACTCACAACAAAGAACAGGTTTCCggcaactaatttttatttcattataaagTTAAATGTACTGTCTGGTTATCTATTACGAAGTTTCATTACTTAGGTTCGCACTTATTGTGTGGGTTATGACGACAAAAgtaaatgattattattatcatcttgttgacttcaaattaatttttatatatttatttagaattaaaagttgaaaaaattctcgtgAAACCTGTTTTCtagattttgtttaataataatagacgtatttgccttaaaaaatgcggtaaaaattgaaTGCATGGTACAGAGACATATTTCGTTGTTTGTTGACTTGACTGTGAAAATCTTATGTTTCGCAGTACTTATGATATCTAATAAAACGTGAGggttattttttgactttatttCGGTTTTCTAAAAAGCTCAGATTTTATAAGGGAATAAAATCATataaactcaaataaaaatttttgcaatataaCAATTAGGGCTTAATGATTTTATCCAACAATTAACTTCAAGTCACTTAAAGTCAACTAAAGTTACTTTAAAGGAACAAAAGTTGAACAAGCAATATTTGTAAgacttctttttaaaaatatttggaataaTTAACAAGATTGCTCTTTATTAATGTGATAAGAATGCTTGAAAATCCTAAGACAGTCTGTCTTTCTCATGGGCTTTAATGTTCAAAAGTAGCAAACTCGAAGATGTTGATCCAGGCACATCGATTTCCTACTAAGATCAGCAGGACGAGACACGAAACATCTTTAGTACGTCAATGTATGTTTGGTATGATAAATATAGTTGGTTTTACTATTAATATGATTAGTTTGCCATTAGTTTGCAATATGgttcaatttgttttaatttgaacgTGTCGACATAAGAATAAGATCTTAGGTATCTTCTGCAAAGTCCATGAACATTTCGTAGGTGATGCTGAATTTGTATTGATTTTCCTTGATACATCATAATTAGTAAACAACTTGTTCTTTGTAACCGaggttaattaaatatattatttagtttaaattttatacgaaatttAGGACGACCTTCTTCCTTCATCAACTGTCATTTGCTTGTAACACATTAGGTTGacaacttttccttttttatgaatattttattcattctttGTACTAAATTGTCACTTGACTCAAACTTTTCAACACataattttagaaacttttaaatttaagatttaaattcaAGATTCAGCACTATGTAACACTTTTTTGCATCTTAAGCCGCAAGTTTTTTCACATTGCGATActacaaattttcacaattaacTATTAATGACGTAAAAACTTTAGAACAGGAACATATTTCATCTCTCTCGATTTTTCGCCTCTTAACAATCCTATCGTGTTGCAAGACAGGTTATGCTTCCTCAATCATttacgcatttttttttccacataTTTTGTGGTTCGATTACTTTTCACGCACATTGACATTGAAATTCATGAATAActttaacttgaatttatcAATGAAAAACCTTTAACTGGTTCCCTATCGTACTCGacatttactttttcaaaatccaCAAAGGTCCAATGTGtggttcaaaataattatactCACCTTCTACAAGGACAACTAATTAAATCATTGAGTTAAGTCAATGAATGTTTAATCTAATGCGTGATTTACTTTTACTTACTGCTCAGTTACGCGAAATGTGTGTATGTGTGAATCTATCGTCGAGCAATTAACTAACAGaccgattaattttttcgttgtctACACATGATACCGTTACTACTTTGTTtgaatgagaaaaaacaacaacaaccaggTGATCCAGTGACATTGACCGTGTAAACTTGAGATACGTCAAAAAAAACTGGTTTATCACTAAAATTGATagttttttgtgacaaactCGCTACTAAGTTTGCCTTATTAGATGGTCCGTTTCTAAAACGTGACCTttgttaaaatcttaaaaattgttaattgttTAATGAGGTAGTATTATAAAGTTACCTGGTGTTAAAAACTgtgttgattaaaataatatgcacttgttaacttttttttactgcataattttctcatcattcatgcatttttttttttcaaatgacaaCGAAAAGCCACTTTGTGAATTATTGTCATTATTCGTGTGCATGATAAAGCAATCCTCCATGTGTGTTATGTAAGACATCCAAAGTCATTGATAGTtggttaataaataaatccgtCGACAGAAACATGTAATTATAATGTTGTTATGTTCCGACGAAACCACTGGAGCCAATGACATGAATGcattaataatcaaaattgaagAGTCAAGTGCAAACGCAGTGGACCATATTCTATTCACTCACATATGATTGCCACGCAATTTTCAGCTGTTTTGTCACTAGTAGGTTCTGTTAACAGAttgaattaacataaaaatgcaataactAATGTTAGTTGTTATCGCGATATAGTAACTTTTCATGTGGCATGTGTATGCGTAACTGATTAGAAGGCGGATTATAGAATGAGGAAGCGTGAGTTGTATCATTGTTTGTCCAATTATGGAGATAAGCTGTTAATAGGTGAGGAAGATGAGCTGGCTAGACGAGTGTTACTGAGTCGTGGAATCCTGTaacgtgttgttgttgtttattatttgtaaCTGAATAAATAACGGTTGAACTTACGTCAACACAGAATGATCGTGAATGATCCATTAAGAAGGCGTGGGCACAAGTTTAAGCTTTGGAGGAAATTCTTTAAGCAGGTAAGTTTTCTTTAGATGGagctttttgctttttttacagTAAATTAGATATTTCATGATAAAGAATCGCTACAGAAActtttatacatatatttaaaaattttatggattgaaaaaagattaaaataacttttgaccTTCAAATAACCTTTAGCTATAAGAATTTGATATTCgagtaaaaatccaaaaaaaaaaatttttttttcttattttttttttcttaaaacattTAGACCAAAGTTATGCTCATTAGAGcttgtaataaatttctttagttttttagaaggttatgatttttcaaattactttactttacttaaaattcctaaaatttaattttctttaaattttttgaaggagaGGCTGCAAAACTTATTAATtgattaagtcaaaagtcagaATAATTTGGcttatgacttaagcttgagtaaatttcacaaaaatttgacttaaaccaaaatatttgagttaatttaaaccaaataaataaaaaattaatacttaaCCTTCAGTCAAAAATCAGTTAAGtcaagaatattatttttttgactaaaacttaagttaaagtttaagtcacaTAAGTGTttgaagcttaagtttaagtcataagATTTTTCAGTCCTTTGAAGATAATGCAAATTCCttttgaaaaaagatttaaattttctgtgaatttttcacaatgttttgggataataaaattaatttttttaaataaaaaaaattttttttttaagaatttcatagaatttaatttctaatttttatttttttagattaaattttttaaaaaagaaactaaaattctgttttttttttatcaaaaactgaTCTTACTCAAACATAAACACAAAGCGTTCATTGATCGCTAACATAACCttgaaatccaaaaaaacATCATCCG is part of the Culicoides brevitarsis isolate CSIRO-B50_1 chromosome 3, AGI_CSIRO_Cbre_v1, whole genome shotgun sequence genome and harbors:
- the LOC134834793 gene encoding very long chain fatty acid elongase 7-like is translated as MEPLMEEPSTMFDRFVNFWIKNQDPRSVNWFLSGSPVPLATILVSYLYFCLYAGPKWMKNRKPFELKNVLIVYNAIQVVFSAILVYEGLEGGWRKHYNFTCEPVDYSDNPRAVRMLSAVWFYYMCKLIELLDTVFFVMRKKQNQVTFLHVYHHTMMPFAGFIGTKYVGGGQTTLLGLINSFIHVIMYAYYMLAAMGPHMQKYLWWKRYLTVMQMVQFGIVFIHTIQVQFYPSCQYPKGIAALLSLNAALFFYMFASFYYHAYVKKPKSKVMANGDKQALNGHANGHTSNGYTNGHTNGVYANGSAEKSLKVQ